A genomic segment from uncultured Marinifilum sp. encodes:
- a CDS encoding RHS repeat-associated core domain-containing protein gives MFTEEGYYELNTATKTKKSDYGTYYYTLKDHLGHTRVIVDEEENVIQETAYYPYGGIIAGLSSKTKFNYLYTGKEFIDSLGVFACPDFFREYDHHARYYDPEIGRWFAIDPALQAASPYMAMGNNPMMMVDEDGEFAIFAALAVGALIGAGSYTASIAFSKGGFDNWNWGGFFQSAGLGAVSGVATGGIGEIFGGLGGSVVNGVSTNSLGTQILNETGRALAHGVAQGGLGAIQGDNFFNGFASGGLGSIAGSGFQTFGGDFAKSIEGGTAFSAVSGGIGAELSGGNFWRGAGQGATVALLNHYMKPLQQRLERPSKVNLKKNPVRGLKRWMRYINRYKGVDPTTGRTFNLSDMVNASTVPKRFWFWEMYGNQTDISGVANGVQWQIKDSSISPSSTNNITRIGTPSRETKYSPMIIRAYRFQTIGVFSLMFSDYSTYLNYCNYIGIEPKYEMP, from the coding sequence GTGTTTACCGAAGAAGGTTATTATGAGCTAAATACAGCCACCAAAACCAAGAAGAGTGACTATGGCACTTACTACTATACGCTAAAAGATCACTTGGGCCACACCCGTGTGATAGTTGACGAAGAGGAAAATGTTATTCAGGAAACTGCATATTACCCTTATGGAGGAATAATTGCAGGATTAAGTAGCAAAACAAAATTTAATTACCTTTATACAGGTAAGGAGTTCATTGACAGTTTAGGTGTGTTTGCCTGTCCCGATTTTTTTCGGGAGTACGATCATCACGCCAGGTATTACGACCCCGAAATAGGCCGTTGGTTTGCTATTGATCCTGCATTACAGGCAGCTTCACCATATATGGCCATGGGGAATAACCCTATGATGATGGTGGATGAGGATGGGGAGTTCGCTATTTTTGCAGCTTTGGCAGTTGGAGCTTTAATAGGTGCTGGAAGCTACACAGCCAGTATTGCCTTTAGCAAAGGAGGTTTTGACAATTGGAATTGGGGAGGATTCTTTCAGTCGGCAGGATTGGGAGCAGTTTCGGGAGTTGCGACAGGTGGAATAGGTGAGATTTTTGGAGGCTTAGGAGGATCTGTCGTAAATGGAGTATCAACAAATTCACTGGGAACACAAATTTTAAATGAAACAGGACGAGCTTTGGCTCATGGTGTTGCTCAAGGTGGATTAGGAGCCATACAGGGGGATAATTTCTTTAATGGTTTTGCTAGTGGAGGTTTAGGTTCAATAGCTGGTAGTGGTTTTCAAACATTTGGAGGAGATTTTGCCAAAAGTATTGAAGGAGGTACAGCATTTAGTGCCGTTTCAGGAGGTATTGGAGCTGAACTTTCTGGTGGTAACTTCTGGCGAGGTGCAGGGCAAGGAGCTACAGTTGCTTTGTTGAATCATTATATGAAACCATTACAACAGAGGTTGGAGCGTCCGTCAAAAGTTAACTTGAAAAAGAATCCTGTTCGTGGGTTAAAAAGGTGGATGAGATATATTAACCGCTATAAAGGTGTAGATCCTACAACAGGTAGAACTTTCAATCTGTCGGATATGGTAAATGCCAGTACAGTTCCTAAAAGATTTTGGTTTTGGGAAATGTATGGAAATCAGACCGATATTAGTGGAGTTGCAAATGGTGTACAGTGGCAAATAAAAGATAGCAGCATTAGTCCTTCAAGTACTAATAACATAACTCGTATAGGTACGCCATCTAGAGAAACTAAATATTCGCCAATGATTATTAGAGCTTATCGTTTTCAGACGATTGGAGTTTTTAGTTTAATGTTTTCAGACTACTCTACCTATCTTAATTATTGCAATTATATTGGAATAGAACCTAAATATGAAATGCCATGA
- a CDS encoding dihydroorotate dehydrogenase-like protein, with product MPKLTTNYLGLELKNPIIVASSGLTDSIEKIKELEANGAGAIVLKSLFEEEIVMEMEEQMHAMTNRPYVYPETFDYMEEEPHEDILRKYLRLIEDAKAAVSIPIIASINCVSAQKWIYFSQEIEKAGADALEINLFVLPTDMHRTGDENEHIYFDVLKTVKKQVALPIALKISPYHSNLANVIKRLDDMNVDGIVMFNRFYSPDINIDTLSVTSGQVLSNSDDYKNSLRWVGIMSDRVKCSLAGTTGIHTSESIIKQILAGADAIQLASVLYKNGPAYIDILTKEIYSWMEEHGFENIADFKGKISQSKSNDPAAYERVQFMKNFRNFIMQ from the coding sequence ATGCCTAAATTAACAACCAATTACCTGGGATTAGAACTTAAAAATCCTATTATCGTAGCAAGCTCGGGCTTAACCGATTCAATTGAAAAAATTAAAGAATTAGAGGCCAATGGTGCGGGAGCAATTGTTCTAAAATCTCTTTTCGAAGAAGAAATTGTAATGGAAATGGAAGAGCAAATGCACGCCATGACCAATCGTCCTTATGTGTATCCCGAGACTTTCGACTATATGGAAGAAGAACCACACGAGGATATTCTAAGAAAATATCTACGACTAATTGAAGATGCAAAAGCTGCCGTTTCTATCCCAATTATTGCAAGTATAAACTGCGTAAGTGCACAAAAATGGATTTATTTTTCTCAGGAAATAGAAAAAGCAGGTGCCGATGCTTTAGAAATAAACTTATTCGTGCTTCCTACCGATATGCACAGAACAGGAGATGAAAATGAACACATTTATTTCGATGTTCTTAAAACTGTAAAAAAACAAGTTGCGCTTCCTATAGCTTTAAAAATTAGTCCATATCACTCAAATCTGGCAAACGTAATTAAGCGATTAGATGATATGAACGTGGATGGCATTGTAATGTTTAACCGCTTTTACAGTCCTGATATTAATATTGATACACTTAGCGTAACCAGCGGACAAGTTCTTTCTAATTCCGATGATTACAAGAACTCTTTAAGATGGGTTGGAATTATGTCGGATAGAGTTAAATGCTCGCTTGCCGGAACAACAGGAATTCATACTTCCGAAAGTATTATTAAGCAAATTTTAGCTGGTGCCGATGCTATTCAACTGGCTTCTGTTCTTTATAAAAATGGTCCGGCTTATATCGATATTCTTACCAAAGAAATTTACTCTTGGATGGAAGAACATGGATTCGAAAACATAGCTGACTTTAAAGGCAAAATAAGTCAATCTAAATCTAACGATCCGGCAGCTTATGAGCGCGTACAGTTCATGAAAAATTTCAGAAATTTTATTATGCAATAG
- a CDS encoding AbgT family transporter yields the protein MQNTVKKKRGWTDRFLNVTEKFGNALPHPATLFAIFAIMAILLSGLASLFDWQAVHPGTKDTIKVVNLLSIEGLHRIIIEMVDNFTGFAPLGIVMVAMLGIGIAESSGLIGTLIRKLVLSAPKKMLTFVLVLAGILSNTASDVGYVLLIPLAGIIFIAVDRHPIAGMAAAFAGVSGGFSANLILGTIDPLLAGLSQEAARIVDPTVVVNPTANYYFMVVSTFVIATVGTLITERLVEPRLGVYKDAHLHKEEIHELTDLERRGLRWALYVVIFLTAITLWGLIPENGFFRGADGGFLTSPLIRGVVAILFLGAGACGIAYGFGAKVFKNDADIMKGMGKSMETLAGYYVLVFFAAQFVAYFKWSNLGVIMAIKGAGVLMASDIGMIPLMILFVFLSAIINMLMGSASAKWAIMAPIFIPMFMLMGYSPELSQVVYRIGDSVTNVISPMMSFFALIIAYVQKYDKKSGIGTIIATMLPYSVAFFLVWVILLMIWILLGLPLGPGAVLEYSIPQ from the coding sequence ATGCAAAATACAGTAAAGAAGAAACGAGGCTGGACAGATCGTTTTTTGAATGTAACCGAGAAATTTGGAAATGCCTTACCGCATCCGGCTACCTTATTTGCAATTTTTGCCATTATGGCGATTTTATTATCCGGCTTAGCATCTCTTTTTGATTGGCAAGCTGTTCATCCCGGAACCAAAGACACAATAAAGGTTGTTAATTTACTTTCCATAGAAGGATTACACCGCATTATAATAGAAATGGTAGATAACTTTACTGGCTTTGCTCCTTTGGGAATTGTAATGGTTGCAATGCTAGGGATAGGAATTGCAGAGAGTAGTGGATTAATTGGAACATTAATTCGAAAACTTGTATTATCTGCACCTAAAAAAATGCTAACATTTGTTCTTGTTTTGGCTGGAATTTTATCGAATACAGCTTCGGATGTTGGATACGTTCTTCTTATTCCTCTTGCCGGAATTATATTTATTGCTGTAGACAGACATCCCATTGCAGGAATGGCAGCGGCTTTTGCCGGTGTTTCTGGTGGGTTTTCTGCAAATTTAATTTTAGGTACTATTGATCCACTATTAGCGGGATTATCGCAAGAAGCTGCACGAATTGTTGATCCAACTGTAGTTGTTAATCCTACTGCCAATTATTATTTTATGGTGGTTTCGACTTTTGTAATTGCCACCGTAGGTACTCTCATAACAGAAAGGCTTGTAGAGCCACGATTAGGAGTATATAAAGATGCACATTTACATAAGGAAGAAATTCATGAGTTAACAGATTTGGAGCGACGAGGATTGCGTTGGGCCCTTTATGTAGTAATTTTTTTAACTGCCATTACTCTGTGGGGATTAATCCCGGAAAACGGATTTTTCAGAGGTGCTGACGGAGGCTTTTTAACTTCGCCATTGATTAGAGGTGTTGTGGCCATTTTATTTTTGGGAGCAGGTGCTTGTGGTATAGCTTACGGCTTTGGAGCCAAAGTTTTTAAAAATGATGCCGATATCATGAAAGGAATGGGGAAATCTATGGAAACCCTTGCCGGATATTATGTACTTGTATTTTTTGCTGCACAATTCGTGGCTTATTTTAAATGGTCGAACTTAGGCGTTATAATGGCTATTAAAGGTGCAGGAGTGCTTATGGCTTCTGATATAGGAATGATTCCATTAATGATATTGTTCGTGTTTTTATCGGCGATAATAAATATGCTAATGGGATCGGCATCGGCTAAGTGGGCAATTATGGCACCAATTTTTATTCCAATGTTTATGCTTATGGGGTATTCTCCTGAGTTGTCGCAAGTGGTTTACCGTATTGGAGATTCGGTAACTAACGTTATTTCTCCAATGATGAGTTTCTTTGCGCTGATTATTGCTTACGTACAAAAATATGATAAGAAATCGGGTATAGGAACTATTATTGCTACCATGTTGCCCTATTCGGTTGCTTTCTTTTTGGTGTGGGTGATACTTTTAATGATATGGATACTTTTAGGATTACCACTAGGGCCAGGAGCTGTTTTGGAATACAGCATACCACAATAA